Proteins encoded by one window of Blautia faecicola:
- a CDS encoding DUF6106 family protein has product MSDLYLEELVKRRRTGTDQALRYALMAVTAIGVVLSLLTWNLIIIAVSIAICVADIFIFPRFQTEWEYQYVNGELDVDRILNKAKRKRMASYDITKAELIAPAASHRFDYYNNNQKLKVCDYSSCNPEREKLVYAMIMPEKEGMLKVLFEPSEHMVKDFRLKAPRKVFFD; this is encoded by the coding sequence ATGAGTGATTTGTATTTGGAAGAACTGGTAAAAAGAAGAAGAACGGGAACGGATCAGGCACTGCGGTATGCACTGATGGCAGTGACTGCGATCGGTGTTGTACTGTCGCTTCTCACCTGGAACCTGATCATTATTGCGGTTTCTATCGCGATTTGCGTGGCAGATATCTTTATTTTCCCGAGATTTCAGACAGAATGGGAATACCAGTATGTCAACGGAGAACTGGATGTGGACCGTATCCTGAACAAAGCAAAGAGAAAACGTATGGCATCTTACGATATCACAAAAGCAGAACTGATCGCTCCGGCAGCGTCTCACAGATTTGATTACTATAATAACAATCAGAAATTAAAAGTCTGTGATTATTCATCCTGCAACCCGGAGAGAGAAAAACTGGTATATGCGATGATCATGCCGGAAAAAGAAGGGATGCTGAAAGTGCTTTTTGAGCCATCTGAGCATATGGTCAAGGACTTCCGACTGAAAGCTCCGAGAAAAGTGTTCTTTGATTAA